From Panicum hallii strain FIL2 chromosome 2, PHallii_v3.1, whole genome shotgun sequence, a single genomic window includes:
- the LOC112880094 gene encoding uncharacterized protein LOC112880094, which yields MMLTRCDLLFSSHSNALALWTCFARLVDLRIWDCDALVYWPENVFQVLVSLRRLSIWSCSKLTVHTQASDGQSAPERGGLLPRLESLWINGCTSLVLVPNLPASLKTLHIASCSDNIKSIIFGQHEYVTLVGGEGVVQPDTSSLIPGSCGSEATASTAVLKLSSAANHRSLPCLESLSIWRCDCLSEVANLPSSIKILDIYSCGNLQSLSGKLDVVQKLNIISCSRLESLESWIGELWSLEVLMLYGCKSLVSLLDGPQAYSSLRVLQIQDCDGIKSFPPGLQSCLDCLEVKHIDACYEEPKTLIRAIRRLVDKAATRLFPCSYDEESDSD from the exons ATGATGTTAACTAGGTGCGACCTTTTGTTTTCCTCCCACTCAAATGCACTAGCGTTGTGGACATGTTTTGCACGGCTAGTAGATCTTAGAATTTGGGATTGCGATGCTCTTGTCTACTGGCCAGAAAACGTGTTCCAGGTCCTGGTATCCCTAAGGAGGTTATCGATTTGGAGTTGCAGCAAACTGACAGTACACACACAAGCTTCTGACGGGCAATCTGCTCCAGAACGGGGTGGACTCCTGCCACGTCTGGAATCTCTATGGATAAATGGTTGCACATCTTTGGTATTGGTCCCCAACCTGCCGGCATCTCTCAAGACATTACATATTGCTAGCTGTAGTGATAATATCAAGTCCATCATATTCGGTCAGCATGAGTATGTGACGCTGGTGGGTGGAGAAGGTGTCGTACAGCCGGACACGTCATCATTAATTCCAGGGTCTTGCGGTAGTGAGGCCACGGCGTCTACAGCTGTACTGAAGCTGTCATCAGCAGCCAACCATCGCTCCCTTCCATGCCTAGAATCTCTAAGTATATGGAGATGCGATTGTTTGTCAGAGGTTGCCAATCTTCCTTCGTCTATCAAGATCTTGGACATTTATAGCTGCGGCAATCTACAATCCCTATCAGGAAAGCTAGATGTCGTCCAAAAATTAAATATTATTTCATGTAGTCGGTTGGAATCACTGGAATCTTGGATAGGAGAGCTGTGGTCGCTGGAAGTACTCATGCTTTATGGTTGCAAAAGCCTGGTATCCTTACTGGATGGGCCTCAAGCATACTCATCTCTTAGAGTTCTTCAGATTCAAGATTGTGATGGTATAAAGTCATTTCCGCCGGGCCTTCAGAGCTGTTTGGATTGCCTCGAGGTGAAACATATAGATGCCTGTTACGAAG AACCAAAGACTCTGATACGTGCAATCAGGAGGCTGGTCGACAAGGCTGCGACGAGATTGTTCCCGTGTTCCTATGACGAGGAGAGTGACAGTGATTGA